CTGGCCCCTCAAGATGCTTCTGCTTCAATACTAGCAGTGTGGGAAAAGCGAAGGTTACAGATTCAGCAAAACCTCTTAatccttgttgtttttttccaacaaaCATAAACTGTCATTGAAACATTATCTCCAAACCGAATGCCTTGCATGATTCTGGCAACGGAATTATGATACTTTTGTCAGTGGCCCTGTAAAGCTTACCATCTTCTATCATAGGTAATGCTCCAGGTAGACAGTTGGTGTGTCTTATTATGCTCAAATGGGATAAAAATTACATCAGTGTCCACTTCAGCCATCTTTCCATTCTTCTTGGACTGGACAAGATTTGGTATGCATTCAGATTGCTATTACTTCCTCCACAAACACTgatactgctttgttttcctttgctgttcaGCAAGTTCCATGGAGGGAGACCTTACTTTTGGAAGATGTTGTAAAATGCAATCTAAATCTGAGGTGCTACGTTAAAACATGACATTCATACCTCCCATATGCTGACTGCTGTGTTCTCTTTCCAGCTTCGTCATCTTCCCTGATGACTGAAAGACTCTTCTCCTTTGTCATACAACTTCTTCGAACTTCATCTTTCATGCTTAAAAGAAAGAGCTCAAAGGGAACAAGGAAGTTCCTTAAACGCAAGCGGAACTTtcagccattttatttttaaaaggcgACAGAGACTTTCTATTTTTGTGCTGCATGACAATAGAGGCAAAGTAACATCTGCTATCCACCCATGAGGAAGGGCTGCAGAATTACATCCTGGTGGCATTTATTGGCACACCTGTAGCAGTTAATGGCTCCTGGTGCAAGTCTACTTTCCCTGATGAGTGCTACTTTAATCCCATTAAGGTGTACAAATAGATACTTGCCTGCAGCATTTTTGAATTGACAGGAAGGTGTCTACTTGGAGTGACAGGTGGCATTCAGATAGTCCCCAAGAACAGTTCTCTCCATCACTTGGTGTACCAGCCATCACAGTGGTTGACTAGAGAGGACCATGGCATGATCTCGCTTCTCAAGACTAACCAGATAAGGCTGAAAATTAgaacataaattaaaacaaactatgatttttttcctctaaaccTCTACTTTAGCCTAAGGCATGGAAATTCACAGTATTTGCATACGATATGCTCGAGAAGAAAATTTAAGCCTATTACTACATATCCtaatcttgtttaaaaatgatgCAAGCCTGCctgtagggaagaaaaatgagcaatCCCCAGAgtttttcaccaaaaaaaaaatccccagaTATCTGTGTGGTTCCTTGCTGGCTAACAACCAACAGAGAACCAAAGAACTTGCAACACAGCAATAGCAAAGGGCTGATTGTTCAGGGTGCCAGCACTCCTGAGTGTTATGTATAGGTCCTCAAAGCAGTGTTTGGTTATGAGAAACATGAATATGGTATCTTAGCATCCTGCCCAATACGTTCATTTCAAGAACAGTGCAGGGACGTTTGGTTTCACTCTCATCTATTGCTGGAGCTGGTAGTGTCCTCCTACTTGGAACATTTGGGGCAAAAACgtttgttttctgaagcctGGCATTTTTTTACGCAGGCTGTTGAAGACAGTATTACTGATATGAATGAGAGACACATAGGCACTTAGAAATACTGTAATTTCAGTGAATGCTGAATACAATGAcccttaaaaagaaaggagctgTAAAATGGGTGATGTGTTTGCATCTTGGTGGACAACAGAAATCCCATCTTGTACAGAGCTATAGGAACTTAAGATCTTCCTTAAAAGTGTAATCATCTTCCTTCATTCAAAATcttagttttttctttgcaggaagGCCACGTATATGCAGCCAGCTggtctgcagcactgagcactaAGCAGCACTGGGCCTTACCTCAGCCCTTGGTGGGGCTCCTCACAGGCCCTTGTCTGATGGCCAACAGAAGAGGGGTGACGTGCTTTGAccaaaacagctctgcagtctGCTAAGCTCTTCAGTGGTAGGAGCATTTACTCTGATGGTCTCACCTGAAAACAGCCTCCTGCTTGCAAATCTCCCTGGTTATCAGGAGCAAAAGTGGCATGGGCTTGCTTGCACCCAGAGTGATTCTTCAAGTCTAGGAGTTACCATACTGATGTTGGAAACTGAGCATTCAACAGGTGCCATTATCCTGGACTGGCTCTCTGGGTACACCTTTGTACCTGACTGTAGCTAGGAGTAGTTTTCATATGCAGAGAATCTGAGAGGAGCAGAAATGTGAATTCAGGTTCCTCCTTCTCTTGAATGCTACGTAAGGCATTCATGAGCGTCTGCCATGGGAGCGTGCAAGGATACTCAGCACTTCTGGAGCCACGCACACACCCAGacagaaagagcaaacaaaccaaaagtaAAGCAAGGGACAGCAATGGCAGAAGGTTTTGTAGCCTTAACATGGGAAACGGCaattgaaattttattttatttcactctgAAGGTTTCACCAAACACATTGGCAAGAGTGGAGAAACTGGGCTGTGTGCAGGAAGCAGAACACGAGCTATACTGAACTCGAAAGGAGCTCTCTGTGTGCTATCACACACAGAAAGAGGGAGGCAGGAGCTTCCCTCCTGCTGCGTTTGCCCTTGGTGGTATCAGGAGGCAAAACCTGGGCTCACTTCATTGGGCTGTTCCTGCCCTTTGGCACCTTGCAGCTGGACCCATTGATTTGATGATGGCCAAACACGCTGCTGGCCGTGTGCTTTATTCTTGTGGTTTGTACCACACCTGgggagaacaaaacagaatataGATGCTATGGCTCAGGGAGCCGGGCACATGCTGATGGCAGCTACTGAAAGTCACTGTGTTGCTTGCAACTAAGTGCTAATATCTCCCAAGTGGGTAAAATTACTGCAGCTGCCTTTGCACTGCAGGCAGAATGGGACATTACTTAAACAGTGGTATTCTGCCTCTTTCCCTAGGCTCTCTGGATCAGTCTGGATAGAGATTCAGACTGTTCTGGAGCTGCCAACATCTGGCTTCTTTACAAAGCAGAGTCTGAGTGAGGACATCCTACCTCAATCGTTATGTCAGCATCTCCCTGTGCCCCATGTTATGCCCTCCCCATTCCAGAACCAGGATTAgctctttctctgttcttctctaTCTGGCAAAATCACACGGTGACACTCCAAAAgccaaccagcagcacagcccgAGCAGCTCCCCCCAGCCCATGGTAGCCCATGGCTGAGCTGAATGGACACACTCGTCCTGGGCAAATAATCCCTCAGCGAAATGCCAAAATTCCCAGCACCCCTCCCTGTGTGGTGAAGGAGATAAGGCTGCAGATAGCGGGTAAATAACAGCGTGGCATTTCCTGCGCCTGCTGCCCCAGGGAGCCCTGGGTGCTGACCTTATTCCACCGCTGTGTGATGGAAACACCAGAGCGATGGGGACGTGTCCAGGTGTGGCTCACagagaggtgtgtgtgtgtgacaacGTATAAGGTGGACATGTTGTAGCGGCTGAACCCAGGGCATCCAATTTCATGGTTATGCGTAATAAAAACGGAACgaatgaaaatagaaaacaaatagaaagaatttttaaaatccttaaaaaaataaaaataaaataaaaacgAGAATAAAGGTGTAtaataaaagcagtgaaaacGTATCAATGGATAAGATGTATAAAACGCAATAAAACATAAGACACACGCCACACCTGTGTGCAGGTACGGGACCCCTCAGGAGGCTGCCAGACCCACCCCCCGCCCGACCCCCGGCCGGGGCCAGGTGAGCGGCGTTGCGGCCCGCAAGGAGTTACGGGGAGGAAAAATGACTTCATGCTTCTGCCTGGCCCGGCTCGCCTCCCCCCCCGGCCCCGTTTCACAATCCCAATGCTCTCGGACGGGGCGAGTGAGTGCTGTGTCAAGCCCAGCGCAAGCACAGGGCACACACCCCCGTGTTCTCATGCCGGATTTTCCCGGACCATGAATAATCTCGAAGCCCCCTCGATAAATACACGTTCAGGGATGCCCGGAGCTCATTCGACCCGCCAGCCTCCCCGACGAGCAGCGAAGCCGCACCATGAACTTCACCGAGGGATGCGAAGCGACGGGACGGCGGCCGGGGAGCCGCCACCGGAGAGCGCCCcgtcccggccccgccgcgctgctgctgctgctgctgccgctgctgccgccgcccgccgccgccgccccgctgCCCGACTCGTCCGGGGAGGCCGGGCTGGAGGAAGAGGCGGGGGCCCTGCCCGACTGCGAGTCGCTGGCCTGGCTGCTGCACAACCGCGCCGCCCGGCTGCAGGACGAGGTGGGTACGGGGCGCTGCGGGGACCCGCGGGCCGCCCTCGGGGCTCGGACGCGACGGCAGCTGTCGGTGTCTCTCCGCAGATGTGCGAGAAGTTCACAGTCTGCGAGAACAGCATGGAGATGCTCGTCCAGAACAACCTCAACCTGCCCAAGGTGACGGAGGAGGACGGCTGCCTGCTCGCCGGCTTCGACGAGGCAAGGAACCTCTCCGCTCCTTCCTCGGGCGGCCTTCGGCCAGACCCGAGAGCTTCTGAAGGGCGCCGTGCCGGGCATCCCGAACTGCTGCTGATGTTCTCGCTTCTCTCTCCGCAGGAGAAATGCCTGAGGAAGCTCTCCAGCGGCCTGTTCGCCTTTCAGACATACCTGGAATTCATTCAAGAAACTTTTGCTAGCGAAAAGCAGAACGTCGAGTCGCTGTGCTATGGCACAAAGCACCTGGCGACCACGATCCGGCAGATGGTGAGTCGGCGTGCAGGGCAGCTGGGGCGTGCGCTGCTGTGCAGTCAGGAATAGGTGCTGCCCGAGGCTGAGCATTTCCCACTGTCACTTATCCCATCAGCAGCAGGTGCTGACTGCCTGCGCCGCTTTCCCTCATGACTAACCTTCAAGTTTTACGAGCCCGTGTTTCATACTCTTCTCCCAACTGTCTGTTTCTATTCCTGACTACCAGACAACAACCAAACACATCAGGCTGCTTTAAAACCAACGTGCTCAGGCACTTTGCTCAGAGCTGCAATTCGGTCTCAGTCCCCCCAGTGTTGCTCAGCCCTGTGAAGTACAGTAACTTTGGAAGCTCACAGAAATGACTGCAAATACAAAGagctggttttctttcagttggGTGAAGGGGATGATACCCATTTCTTActgctcttttctgtgtttcGGGGAGCTTTAAAAGATCACACTTCAAAACTGGCTTCATTCCTGCAGCACTTACTCACGCCCATAACCCTTCCCTTCCTATAACCCTTCCTACTTTGTCAGCAGTGAAACTATGGGTGAGTGAGGGCTGCCCAGGTGAGGGGGAGCCAAGAACTACAGAACTTTCTGGCCACGATTCCCTGCCAGGTGTTTTCAGCACCCGAGAAGGGCATTGTGTGCACCTAATGCCTTTTCTACCACACTTATTTATGTTCCTCATTCTTTAAGTGAAAGGAAGCtgaactgctttttcttcacacTGTATTTGCTAAGAATAATAGCCCTGGATTAAGACAGCTACCGGCTTCAAACTTGATATATTGTTTGTAGAAAGTTTGTTCTAGGGCTGGGTGAGACCGGCCTGCTGTGGGATTATAGGGCTGAGGCAGTCAGAGCGGGTGGCACGGAACCGAGAGGGCACACAGAGCCCTGTGCTTGTAGGGACTGTGGAGATATGGAGAAAATCAGGAGCTTTGGCTTGCAAGGTAGACATTTCTTTATGAGAGCAGTCCATGTCAGGCTGTTTGAGGTGAGGATGGCAGGTGGAGACAATCTACTTGTGTTCCAGTCCATGCATTAGCAAGCTCCCTGCCTGGATATCTAACACACTTGTGAGCAAGGATGGAGAAGCCAGTATGGTTTAGGCCAAAACACATCCCATGTCCCCAGGCAGCACATCGGAGTGTGAGGCACTTTGGGCCAGgccaccccaaccccaacaaGCATTAGTTGGTCTTGTGGAGGGGCAGGGATAGGTGTGCCTCAAAACCTACCACGGAGGTGGGGCTGCTGGCCCCTGTACGGAGATGAAGGGTAGGAAGCTGGGACACATTCTTACCTACAGTCTGACCCAACGTTCTGTTTCCCACAGGTGATAAATCCCGATGAAGTGGTCATCCCAGACTCAGCCTCCCAGAAATCCCTCCTCTCCAAGCTGAAGTCAGACAAGGCCTGGATAGAGAAAATCACCACGCACCTCATCCTCCGAGACTTTACTTCATTTATGGAGAAGACCGTGAGGGCCGTTCGCTATTTGAAAAACACCAGGAGTTTCAGTGCCTGAATGTTTTAGTTCGGGCACAGTCCTCTGTTACCGATCTGTCACGTGGCAGATGGCAGTGTTGTTCCATTTCAGGAACCAGATAGTAACAATGGGTTGCATTCGTAGACATTCCCATTTCCTTCTAGGAACctatttattgtatttaaaatatttattcttttctcatgtttttctatttatatttaatattttcaatatttcgAAATAATAACTTAAGCAAAACACCTGTTTCATTTCTTACGGTACTATTCAGAATATCTACTTATTTATTACGTATTCAGCGCCAAAGAAAATGCCCTAAATCCAGACTGTTGTGTAacttatgcttttaaaatatttgagagattgtattttttatctatttatattttttaaacaaataaaagctcaatggaaaaacaacatgTTGAACCTGTGTTAACTTTAAACAGGACTGAAGAATTCCATTGTATCCAGTTTTTAGCGCCTGGAATTATCAAAATAACCCTTTTAAATAACGTAATCCATATAATTAAACCAGCTATCTCTGAAggctgctccgaaagtaatgcctcctattttattatgtcagtCCACtacatcagaggcagatggtggtggtatggcagcagaggttgaaccttcccaccaatatcccattatgTGTCACTGacgtgtgacagatggcagcagggaggcaggCTGACAGAGTGGCggctgacatggaagtgcatatgaagcaaaggtgtgccagTGAATCCCTCCATGCAGAAAgaatggcacccattgacattcatcaacacttgctgaatgcttgAGGAGACCAAACAGCGGATGTGAGctcagtgaggcagtgggtgacGTCTTTCAGCAATGGCAACaacaatgtgaaagacaagccatgttctggacagccatgcacagctgttatgttacaaaatgaagagcatcttgatCAACTCATCCACAAGTATCAGATAATAACggtggtgattatgttgaaatatgttttgtagctgagaatttgctctatgaCATAGTGTTGTTATGCTctttgttgcagtttccatggaaagaaatggaagacattagtttcagagtgacctacacAGGGCatctatacatacatacacagataGCACAGTCAACATACAGTTCTTACCAAATTAACTAAATTAAGTTTGATTTTATCATCTGATTAGACACTGCTGTCTTCCAAGGGAATTCTCCAAATTGAATTAAACATCTGAGACAGGGGTTCAGGCTAGAAattagggggaagtttttcactcagagggtggtgacgcactggaacaggttgccaaggaagttgtggatgccccacaccctggagacactcaagaccaggctggatgtggctctgggcagcctggtctagcgATGTCAGTGATACAGAGGTAAAAATTAGTCCTTAGACTGAGTGCCAAACCACTGAAATATTCCTTAGCTCTATCACCTCTTTTGCTGTGGCTGTGAACGTACTCATATAACTAAACTTATAGGAATTTTAGCTCAAAGCGCACATAAAGGACGGGCTCCCTTGAGCCTTGTTAGTCTGATGTGAACAGTGGAACATTAATTACTCTCTCTGGAGCAACACAATGAGATGAAAGGTATGCTCTGGAATGTGGATAAGGATGTCAGTAAactcttctcttcctctgagCGATCTCCTGATCATCCACACAGACATTCCACTGCTGGAGATGCCAAAAGAGTGAGCAGTCAGCTCACAGCCCGCATCTCAGAGgctcaaaacaaagcaaagtgcaattGCTTTTCCCAATATGGTAAAACCATAGGCTCAAATTGTGCAACACCTCAGGAAAGAATGAAGGGACCTCAAAGTGGTCATTTTCAAGATGTCTGTCGTGAGAGGGATTTTCTTGCAAGACAGAAGATAGCACTTTTGTTGTCCTGCATGTGGTCTAAcagacatagaatcatagaactaaCATACAAAAATCTAGTTGGCCTTTTTGCAGAGGTTTTCTTAGTGACTACTTGGTGAGAGAGCATTCTGGCACCTACTGTGTCTGTGACAGCTACAGGAAAGCCATGAGAATGACTAAgtcattttgctctttgtaagTAATATGCAACAATCTGTCTTGAAGCTACTGGGCTGCAGTCTTGTATGCAAGTGACTTTGAGAATGAAATAAGGTATTTGAATCTATTAGTCTTGATGAAATTGTAGAGTATCTTCAATAAGAATTCAGTAAGTGTCTTTTGAGGTAGTGTATGAGGGGTTTACCACCAAGGATCTCAATCTTGCTCCCCCTTCACTAAAGATATGGGCTTAGATAGCAGCTATGAAAAGCACAGTCTATTCACAAGTACAGTATGAATCACCCTGCCTCTGACTGACAAAGAAGAACTCAATGTGGATCTCCAGTTTTCCCTTTTAAGCACTGTATTACTGTGACAGTAGCAgggaacaaaataaacaaaaaccagaaacatTTTGTCTCTCCTCTACCAGCAGAAGTTGATCAACTGCCTAAGATCATTCTTAGTTATTGTGTACACTTCAGCTAAACAAACTCACTCTTTGAACTCCTTGAATTCCAGGAAGCATCTAAACTGCAGAACGGTGACATTTCATGTAACAGACTGAGGAAGACACACATTCCCCAAAGGCACCCTTCAGCTGGTGGCTGCTGAGGCTGTCCAGCATTCCAGTAAAGGTGTAAATGTTACTACATCTTGGGATGTAAGAGACAGCAAAGATTGCTTGCTGTGAGGGAAGGTCAACCTCGAGTTCTTCCTGGAGAGAAGAGGATCAGTGGATGCTGCTGATGCAGTTGCTGAGTTGCCACTATTTtatctgcagctcctccacagACACCtccatagaatcatggaatcacataggttggaaaagacccttaagtccagccatcaacctgAGCTACTGAGTCCCACCACTAACCACATTCCTCAGGGCtacatccacacatctcttaaacacctccaaggatggggacACCACCACTTCCCTGGTCAGCCTATTCTAGTGCCTGATCAACCTCTTCATGAAGAGATTCTTCCTAATGTTCAATTTAAGCCTCATTTAAGCACAAAGTACAACAGATTGTTGAAAAAGTCTGTATCCATTTCTGACACCTTTGCTGCCATTAATAAAGGCTGATGGCTGAGAGGTTAGAAAGACAAAGCTGGCGCTACAGAGGTGTAGAAGCTACAGTACCAATGGATCTGATGAATAATGAGCCACTGGACGAGCTCAGACAACTTGCGAAACGTCCTTTCTCTTTTGCCACTGTTACTTGTAACTAATAATTTTTCAGCACTCAGTTTACACAACGAAATGGTAGAAAGGTGAATACACAGCAGTACACATCAAAGTCACATCCCAAAGTTCCAGAAGTGCTGCTAAGTTTACGTGCTATTACAAACCTTGGGTATTTGATGGGAAACTTTCTTTAAACTCTTGCTTTTCAACCACTTCCTCCACAAAGTCTTcaccaaataaacaaacttcTGCAATTTCAACACATTTACCCAAACCTTCGTATACTTTCAAGGCCGACTTTGGGGACTATAAAGTAACACAGTAGAGAAATATTAGTAGTTCAAAGATGTTCCTCAAATTCCAAGTCTCATATCCCTCCTGATCACATGGCTCAAAGGCCCAGGACTGGGTTACATGAGCAAACAGAATTTGAGAGAAGGGAGACCCTTAAGGATGAAGGTACAGACGATcttccagtgctgctgaaaaagacctgtATTCCAGTTGCTGGGCCACGAATTGCACCATTTGGGAAGTTTCTATGAGAATAAAGTGGATCCTGAGAAATCACATGAGGATGTAATTGCGAATCCATGTTTACCTAATTTCCCAGGTCAGTAACTGCTCACTGCTTTGCACTTTATctaatttttaatagaaatttgaTTTCTTAATTGCAAGAAAATATGAGTAAATCCTCTTTTCCACTTAGCAGATTTGCATATCCCTCCGCCTTACCCATTCCCCAATCCTGAATTAATATAAACATAATCAAGAAACAATGCACGTAAGCCACAAACAATTACTGCATCACATACCATCATGGAAAACTATTTAGAAATTGCAATTAAATAGCttgttttgaaaagtaaattaGTCATAAGACATTAAAGCAGGATGTGGTTTCTACTCCTGTGGTGAGAACAGATGTAATgagcttttatttccaaaagtCATCGTCGCTATCATCATAACTTAAATTCCAACTCCATAATGAGGTGCTTCCAAAAATATCCCGATTGTTTTAGCaaattttcctgttaaaaatgGGTTAGATCCCCGTTTCATTAATATGATGCAATAAGAGCATGAAAAGCGCTGTCATCTACAGCCATCTCGCTGCACAGACAAGCACTGGTTTTAGACATAGCCAACACGTGGGCCCGCTGTCACAAATCATGAAAGTTGCCTTGCTTTGCAGTGTTTACATGTTTAAAAGCCATATGGTAAAAACTCTGAGTTCTACTGATGACTTAATTAGAACAAAAGTACCACACACCAACACCAAAACAGCCCCCAAACTCACAAACTCCCCCAGCATGACACACCAAGCACTGCAGGAGAAACAGCCATTCTTCATTCCTGGCTTCCTCATAGCTGCTCTCCTCAGACACCAATCTGAGGTGACACCATTACCCCATGTCACTCCTGCAGACTCTGTGGCCAGCACCTTCTGGCAtggaaaaatgttgttttcctcaTATGCGAGGAGATGAGGTACAGCGAAGGCTTCTCACACTGATATCCCTGTGTGGCCTTCATATTTGGTAGGCAGCATAGTGAGCTACAGCAACTTCTGATCTTCCTACGACTGGTCCAGCCAAAAACATTCCCAAGCGTAAACTTGAGTTCAGCTGTGGAATTCAGAGCATAATTCCCAGTAAACTACCATCATTGACTTCATTCCACATTAGAGCTCACAGTGGTCTCAAGGGAGTGCTCCACAGGCCTCACGACTGAAAAGAATCCCTGCTTGGCTACAGAAGCCACTGATTCACTCAACTGAGATTTACTGATCAATGGAGTGAAGCAGGAATTTGAACAGTGAAAGGTTCTGTCTTAATGAATTCCCAGAACCatattgactttttaaaaagaacaataatTGCAGACATTTAGCAATACAGCATGATCAAAAGTTTGCCACCTGGTGTAAAGTGAAATTCTAAATGTAAGGATTGCAGTATTTATTCAATAATTCCAGATCTTAAAATAAGCTGAACAGCAACTACTTATACAGGAAATTTGCAGCACTGAATCCAGTCTGTGCTCAGCATATCCATGCTTACATAGATCCTTTTAAGAAAAGAGACAAGAACAGTTCCCAGTTCTCTGCCTATTGCCAAATAATACAATTCTTGGCAAGCACAGAGCAACCATGTGGTGGTTAAGACCCACAAACCACATCCGCAAATGTCTGACACTGAGCAGAACATGAGAAATAGACTTCTGCAGGTGTTTTGGTGCACACAGAGTTGCATTCTGAGCACTGCACAGCCTTGTGGAATGCCAAagatttttataataataaaagtatatATCTCAATTCAAAGATACCCAGAGATGAACAAATTTAGTAGAAAACAAAGGCCAGGTCTGCACAGAgcaaccagcagcacaggcttACTTACATTCAGGCAGAAATCTTTCAAGAACATTGAAATGTTTAAAGCAtcaacaccaagctgagtggtgcagttgacaaTCATAGAGGGAAGTGATGCCATCCAGAGCGACCTGTA
The window above is part of the Coturnix japonica isolate 7356 chromosome 2, Coturnix japonica 2.1, whole genome shotgun sequence genome. Proteins encoded here:
- the IL6 gene encoding interleukin-6 isoform X1 translates to MLLPGPARLPPRPRFTIPMLSDGASECCVKPSASTGHTPPCSHAGFSRTMNNLEAPSINTRSGMPGAHSTRQPPRRAAKPHHELHRGMRSDGTAAGEPPPESAPSRPRRAAAAAAAAAAAARRRRPAARLVRGGRAGGRGGGPARLRVAGLAAAQPRRPAAGRGGYGALRGPAGRPRGSDATAAVGVSPQMCEKFTVCENSMEMLVQNNLNLPKVTEEDGCLLAGFDEARNLSAPSSGGLRPDPRASEGRRAGHPELLLMFSLLSPQEKCLRKLSSGLFAFQTYLEFIQETFASEKQNVESLCYGTKHLATTIRQMVINPDEVVIPDSASQKSLLSKLKSDKAWIEKITTHLILRDFTSFMEKTVRAVRYLKNTRSFSA
- the IL6 gene encoding interleukin-6 isoform X3 codes for the protein MNFTEGCEATGRRPGSRHRRAPRPGPAALLLLLLPLLPPPAAAAPLPDSSGEAGLEEEAGALPDCESLAWLLHNRAARLQDEMCEKFTVCENSMEMLVQNNLNLPKVTEEDGCLLAGFDEEKCLRKLSSGLFAFQTYLEFIQETFASEKQNVESLCYGTKHLATTIRQMVINPDEVVIPDSASQKSLLSKLKSDKAWIEKITTHLILRDFTSFMEKTVRAVRYLKNTRSFSA
- the IL6 gene encoding interleukin-6 isoform X2, which gives rise to MNFTEGCEATGRRPGSRHRRAPRPGPAALLLLLLPLLPPPAAAAPLPDSSGEAGLEEEAGALPDCESLAWLLHNRAARLQDEMCEKFTVCENSMEMLVQNNLNLPKVTEEDGCLLAGFDEARNLSAPSSGGLRPDPRASEGRRAGHPELLLMFSLLSPQEKCLRKLSSGLFAFQTYLEFIQETFASEKQNVESLCYGTKHLATTIRQMVINPDEVVIPDSASQKSLLSKLKSDKAWIEKITTHLILRDFTSFMEKTVRAVRYLKNTRSFSA